One Planctomycetaceae bacterium genomic window, TCCAGGACCGAAGAAGAAGAATTAGCCGCGTACCAGCGGACGTCAGATTCCGTTAACTCCAGCATTACAGCACTTCAGACCCAGCTGGATCTCAATAAGGAGGCGGACGCACTTCACGCGGCAGCTTCCGCAGCACAGTCACGGCTGGACAATATGATCGCAGCCCGTCGAAAACTGGAAACGCAGATGGCGGATCTGCGAAAGTCGGCCGTCGAATGGCAAAGCAAATCTTCCGAGGCAGAACAGCAAATCGCGGCGCTGGAATCCCAGCGAGCCGAATTGCAAAAGGCAGTCGACGCTGCGAAAGGTCCCAATGATACGGCCCAACAGGCACTCACGGCTGCAAACGCCGCATTGAAGGCTGCGTCTGATCAACTTCAGGCCATGACAAAGGAACTGACCGCAGAACAGCAACGTCTGGATTCGGCGGCCGTCGCATCGAAGAAGCTGGCAGACTCTATTGCAGCACTTGAAAAATCGTTGGGCGAGCTAAAAGAGTCGGCCAAAGCGATGGGAATCAGTCCGGACGAAGCCATCAAAGGACTCTCCTCCGCCATTGCCGAGTTGACGCCACTACATAAGAACGCCGAAATGCTGGTCATGCAGGCAACCTCACGACGTGACGCAATGTCGGGCCAGGTCGAAGCTGCGAAGGCAGAACAGACGAAGAAGCAGGCAGAGCAGGTAGCTGCGAGTGAGGCAGCCAGCAAGGCGGCCGACGCGTTCAATCAGGCAAACGAAAAGATTGCCGCTCTGAACGCGCAACAGGAGTCTCACCGAAAGGCGGGGGCAGAAGCACAAGCTCACCACAAAATGATTACCGCCCAAATCACAGGATTCGAGCCATCCATCCAGAAGCTCTCAGCTGAAGTTCAGATGGTTACCGCTGAAACTGTGAAACAACAAAAACTGGCCGAAGCCGCTCTGGAGCCCCTGGGCCGCTTTGTTTCATTCTCGCGAGATGTCGCCCCGATTCTGGCGAAACGATGCGTTGCCTGCCACAACACGCGAAGCCCCGGCGGTCGACTTAACCTGGACAGCTACGCAGCTCTGCTGAAGGGTGGCGAATCCGGCGAATCCTTTGAGGCTCACAAGAGTCAGGATTCTTTGCTGGTGATCATGGTCGAAGATGGATCTATGCCGAAAGACGCAGACCCGCTCACGAGCGAAGAAATCACCGCTATCAAAAGATGGGTCAATGTGGGGGCCCCTCTTGATGCAGGAGTTCTGGCGTCGGCCGAGCTTTTCGATGTCATGCCTGAATTCCCTCAACCCCTTCCTCCGGATAACTACCGTGTTCCCATCCCCATTACTGCGACCGCGTTTAGTCCGGATGGTACTTCACTGGCAACATCCGGTTACCATGAAGTGCTGATCTGGAAGACCGATGATGGCTCACTGGTTCGGCGAATCAGCAACATTGCGGAACGCGTTTACGACGTTGAATTCTCTCAGGACGGTTCAACGATTGCGGTTGCGGCAGGTACCCCGGGGCAACTGGGCGAAGTCAAACTGTTTCATGCCGCTGATGGATCACTGAAATCTACTCTTGTCCGAGCGAAGGATGCGATTTTTGCTGTTTCGTTCAGCCCGGACGGTTCTCAGATTGCATCTGCAGGAGCCGACCGAACAATCACCGTTTCCTCGATTGCAGATGGCGAAACCATCACTCGAATTGAAGATCATGCCGACTGGGTGATGGACATTAACTGGTCCCCGGATTCTTCAAAGCTCGTGAGCAGTAGTCGTGACAAGACCTGCAAAGTGTTCGATGCAAAATCGGGAGACCCTCAGGTGACATTCAGCAGCCACGGCGACGCGGTCTACACAGCAGCATTCCTTTCTGACAGCAAAACCGTTGTCAGTGGGGGCGGTGACAAGCGGCTTCGGGTCTGGAACACCGCTGATGGAAAAGAAATCCGTTCAATCACCGGTTTCGGGGGCGAAGTCTTTCGAGTCGTTGTCATCGCTGGGGACCATGTCCTTTCTGCATGTGCCGATCGAAGTGTACGGGAACACAATACGGCAGACGGCAAAGCTGTCCGAACAATGTCAGGACATGGCGACTGGGTTTACACTTTAAGCGTAAATCCGGCGAAGAAGCTGATCGCCTCTGGAAGCTACGACGGAGAGGTCCGGCTTTGGAATTCCGAAGATGGCAAGATGACAACAAGCTTTATCGCGATTCCGAAATCCGGAAACGAACCGACAGTCGCCACAGCCAGGTAGTTCCTTTGGAGCACGCAGGAAATCCGACGAAACAGCCCCGAATCAAATTCGGGGCTGTTTTTGTTCGTGCAGCACCCAACCTGACGCAGCTTTCGCATTGCGTGAGAAGTCAACGTCAGGACAATCCTGCATGTATGAATTCGATAACTAAGTGCATAGACTTCCGGGCACTCAGGCGAAATCGAAGATCGCTCTCGCACAACTCACATTCGGAATCAGATCATGGTGAAGGTCGACGAAATCCCGAACCCTACCGTTCAACAGCTCGCAGAACTGCCACGTCAGATGACGTTTGTGCCGTCGGTGAATGATTCTCCCCAGGTTCTGACGATTCAGCAGGTGCAACAATACAACGAACTTGGGTATGTCATGCCGTTTCAGGCCCTCGAGGAACGAGAGTCTTCTGAACTGCGAGCCTTCTTCGATGGTATACTGGCCGCATTCATTGAACTTGGTCGCACCAGCTATTCCATCAATACTGCTCACCTCCGATTCGCCAGAATCTACGAACTGGTCAGACACCCGCGAATCGTTGACGCGGTTGCCGATCTGCTCGGCCCGAATATAGTCTGCTGGGGATCGCATTTTTTTTGCAAGATGCCGAACGATGGCAAGAGCGTTCCCTGGCATCAGGACAGTACATACTGGCCGCTGAGCCCCACAAAAACTGTCACGGTTTGGCTGGCAATCGACGATGCGGATCCTGAAAACGCCAACATGAAATTCATCCCCAAATCACACCTTCACGGGCTGATCGACTACGACATCACCAACGACGCCAATACGGTGCTTGACCTGGCTGTCAAGAACCCCCAATCGTACGGCGATGGCGAAGTCGACGATGAGCTGAAATCCGGCTGGTTCTCTATGCATTCCGATCTATTGCTGCACGGCTCCGAAGCCAATCAGTCCACCCGACGGCGATGCGGTCTCACAATTCGTTATGCGGCAGCGGATGTCACAACATGGTACGACTGGAACAGGAAGGGCATCCTGGTCAGAGGTGTGGACCCAAACAATCATTGGCTGAACCCTCCCTCGCCAACTCATTGATTCGTTCGCCTCATCGTGAGCGTGAAACCGCCACGCGAACACTCCCGTACCAAATGTGTCCCACAGTCGGATAATGATTTGAATGCCGGAATTCAACGATCACATGATGTGCGAATTCGAGGTGTTGTGATTCATCGTCTCGAGACCTTTGCTAACCACCACACTTGCTGGAATGCCACTATCTGAAATGCAGCCACCCAATGGAAAGTGGGAGCAACCGCATTCACCAGATGCATTCAACAGGGTGTCGCGCTATCATTTGGTGCCGCGGTTGTTGCAGCCGTTCTGTCTTGTCACGTTTAGTTCAGGGCAGTCGTTCTGACCCTGGTATTTCGGCCTATGAGACCTCCCGGGAATTTGTCCGGGCCAGCAGGATACTGAAAGGAAAGTAAGCGTCGTACGCCAACTTGAGACCTGCTGACACCTGTTGAGAAAGTCTATGATCCCAGCGATGAAGTATCCCTGAATGTCAGGGATCGAGTGGGCCGGATTATTATGACCATTCGGCAGCCGTCGCCTCCCCACAGATAACCGACGACTCCAACATCATGATGTTTTTAAAACCGTAAACGCTTCACCATGAATAATCTGTTCGACGAGATCCCGGATTCCCTTCCCACAGAATTAATCTCCGTACTCACCCGGAACAGGTTTGTACGAATTGAACGCATTGTATCTCTGGGGCACACAAGCCCTGAAACCTCATGGTACGACCAGGAGCAGCATGAATGGGTGCTGCTGATACAAGGGGCAGCAACGTTACTGTTCGAGGATGGTCACTCTGTTGACTTACGAGCGGGAGATTATCTGTTGATTCCCGCCCATCAAAAGCATCGCGTTGCATGGACGACACCCGAAGCAAAAACAATCTGGCTGGCCGTATTCTTCGACTCCGATCAGGAGTTCCAAAGCAAAGGCCGCCAAAGTTGGATGCAACAGAACTGAAGCGAGGGCAGCAGTTTGGAAACAGCACGGGATCCGCTGACTGACAGCCACAGGATTCGGACAATTCTGCGTGGCCATAGAACGAAAGGCGATTGACCCTGACCGCTGACACGGGTACACAAGTGCTGAGTCGTTCGATCTCCCGATGCCGTCAGCCGCATCGGAATGTACTGGTCAGCCGATACCCTCCGGCGCATCCGATGGTTGCATGGTTCGGACGAATCCACCGATGATTTGAAATACGGCGAAACCGATGACGAATCCATTTCTGAATGCCTTTGCAGTCCAGACATTCACCAACGAATACGAACTCGTTGACGGCGTCGTCATGCACAGCCGAAACCCGGAACATTTTCAGATCCCTCCGGATGTCATCAAACGCAATGTTCGAGCTGGCCAGTTCGTTGAACTCCGAATTGACTCGCCAAGATTCTCTCGGCACGATAACACGACCGACAGATGTGCCTGTCCGAACTGCAATGGCGAAATGACGAAACCTATTCTGCGGCACAACCAACCAGCGACCCTACTGTCTGTTCCCACGCAAAATATCCCTTCACGTGGGTGGGGAGAGGACTTCTGGGTCTGTGTTGAGAAACGTCTTGGTGACGTTCTGATGGGAATCGTTGACAACCCACTGATCGAGTCTCGACTGCACGGACTTCATCAGGGTGACACAATCTACTTCAGAGAACAGCACATTCTCATGGTCCATGACAGCCACCGTCTGGACCTCTGAGGTGGTACAGGTTCCAGGGACACCTGAATCTCTTATTCTGAGTCCATAGAAAGGACATCAGAATGGCTCGGAAGAAGAAATCATCAGTGCGTAAATCGACTCGCCGGCAGTACACGGATGAGTTCAAGGAAGAGGCGGTGCAGTTGCTTCTGGATGGGTACACTGCACCTCAGGTTGTTGATCGCCTGGGCATTTCGAACGTCAACGTTTTGTATCGCTGGAAACGGGAGCAGCTGGAAAAAAGTGGTCCGGTAGCAAGCTCTTTGGAGACGAAGGTCAAGGATCTCGAAGCCGATCTGCGGCGTGTCGAGCGAGAGAGGGATATCTTAAAAAAGCGTTGGCTATTTTCGGCCGCAACGAATAGCCGACGTCTATGCGGCCGTGGAAGCCATCGTTCAGGAAGGTCATGGAAACGTCTCCGAAGTCTGTCGCCATCTTGGTGTGAACCGAACTTCGTTCTATGCATGGCAGGCTGCTGAGCCCACAATCTTCGAAGAACAGGATGCTCAACTGGCTCCGCTGATAAGAGTCATCTTCAAGCGTCATCGCCGCCGCTACGGGGCTCGTCGCATTGCCGAAGACCTCAAGGAGATGGGACATCACTGTGATCGTAGAAAGGTCTCGAATGTCATGAAAACACTGAGATTAAAGGCAATTCAGCCGAAGTCGTTCGTTCCCAAAACGACAAAAAGTCGCCATCGGCTGGGATATTCGCCGAACCTGTTGCTCGATGCCGACGCACCAACAACGATCAATCAAATTTGGGTTGGAGACATCACTTACATCCCGCTGACGGACGGTACGTTTTGTTACATGGCGATGCTGATGGATCTGTTTTCCAGGCGGATCGTTGGTTGGCATCTGGATGACAACATGACGGAACAGCTTGTTCTCAAGGCACTGCGTTCGGCCATCAGAGACCGCCAGCCTGACGTTGGATTGCTTCATCACACGGATCGAGGCGGCCAGTACGCCGGCAACGACTACCGATCGCTTCTTCGCCGAGCAGACGTAAAGCAAAGTATGAGTCGTCCTGACAACTGTTATGACAACTCATTCATGGAAAGCTGCTTCGGAACGATCAAGAACGAACTCGAGATGACCGAATACCAAAGCAGGGCTGAGGCAAGGAAAGAAGTCTCAAAATACATCCGCTACTACGTCTACGAACGCAGACACTCCAGCCTCGAGTACAGGTCGCCAGCTCAGTTCGAACAGCTCATCAAACTCTCAAAATAAGAGAATGACCTGTCCCTGAAACCTGTACCACCTCACTCGTCTCCAGCATGAGTAGCGACGACCTGAAGCAATTAGCCCGCTGGCTGAAGTCGCTCAGGCGTTCATGACTCGGCTTCAGCAATTCGGCCTGCATCACAAGCTGCAGACTGGCGAACATTGCTGGAAGAATTCCCTCAAATTGAACTATTCATAATGGGGTAATCGTTGCAGCAAACCAAAGACCCGCGAGTATCCTTCTGTAGAAGAAGCTGGTCGAACACTGCCATTCCCCGGGGTTTAGAAACAGGTAAACAGGGCATTTCATGACATCATCGAAAAATGACGCAGCTGATATATCTTCGGCTCCGAGTCGTGAGATTCACGTCGAAAAGGAAGGAACGGTTGTCTTGCGGATTGAATCGCCGCATCAGTCACGACGGGGCAACCGCGTTGTGATGCTGCTTCTGCTGCTCTCAATCCTGCTGAACGTCTGGTACATCGGGATTTATCCGAGTCTCTATCAACCGCCCAGAATCCCTGAGGTGCATCTGCTTGGCACCAAAGGCGCTGCAGACCGGATTGCTGTTATCAATTTCACAGGAACAATTAGCCCTCCGTTTACAGAACGATGGCTTCGCCAGATTGAAAAGGCGGCCGAAGATTCGAGTGTCAAAGGTGTTATTCTGGCGATCGACAGCCCGGGAGGTTTTGTCGCAGACAGCCACCAGATCTACCGACAACTTCAAACGCTGGCGGAGAAGAAACCTGTATATGCAGCGATGAAACGTATTGCCGCGTCCGGCGGTTACTACATTGCGATGGTATCGGGACAAAAGGCAGGATCTTCGCTGAACCGACGACCTGGACAGGTTCGATCGGGGTCATTGTGCCGAGATACAATGCAACGGAACTGGCATCCAGAATCGGGGTGAAAGTTGAGCCACTGGTAACGGGTCCGCTGAAAGATACGCTCAATCCGTTTCGAGACATGACGGCTCAGGAGCAACAAGTGTGGGCAGCCATCATGGACGATTCATTCCAGCGATTCGTGGATGTAATCGCGGACAACCGTGAACAGCTTGGCCAGGAACAGGTACGAAGTCTGGCAACCGGACAAATCTATACGGCCAGTCAAGCCCTGCAGAATCACATGATTGATCAACTGGGCTACGTCGAAGATGCTGCGGCTGCTCTCGCCGCGAAAATTCAGCTGGCCAAGTGGGAAGCTTTTGAATACCGGTCGACGCCAGGTCTTGTTGATGCGATCGTCGGATCAAAAGCCTCTGGCAGCTCTCTCGCCGATCAGATCCTTGACGCTTCAGTTCCGAAAGCCATGTATTACTGCTCCTGGAACACCTGGGTTCCAGCGAAGTAACCTTCTGTTTTCAATCGTCTTCCAGCAGCCGTTTAAGTCGTTCTGTCAACTCCTGCCTTGCGCGGTAAATTCGGCTTCTGACGGTACCCATTGGAATATCCAGAAGCTGACTGATTTCCTCGTACGATAATCCGTCTATTTCTTTCAGCACAAGCGGCTGCCGAAAGTCTTCGGGGATCTGGCTAAGTGCACTTCGAACCGAATTGATCTGCTCTGACCGCTCGATTCGATCAGACGGTGCGGCATTTGAAGTGGCTTCGAAACCCGTCGCATCCGAATACGCTTCGAGGGAATTGCTGTTCAGTCGATTTTTTCGGGAACGACTGACCGCAACGTTGCGTGCAATCCGATACAGCCACGAATAGAACTGTGACTCCTGACGAAATGTGTCGAGCTTGCGCCACGCCTGAATGAATGCCTGTTGCGCGATCTCCAGCGCATCCTCGCGAGAGCCTGTGGTGTGTTCAAGACTATGAATGAGCCGATCCTGATATCGAAACACCAGCTGTTCGTACGCCCGATCATTTCCGGCGACGGCTTCGCTGATCAAAGAATCGTCTGGAGCAGAATCCACTCATCAAGCCCGCTGTTTGCCCAAAAAGACTGCCGAGCCGATACTCCATTTCGATTCAGAGCAGGATCATCGGCGGCTTCAGGGTAACAGAAACCTGACCTGTCTGTGTACCTCGAAGTATGTCCAGAATAATGACATCCCCGGCAGATCGGCTGCGAATTGCCTTTTGTAACTCCGTGCCGGTTCGAATAGGCTTGCCGTCTATTGCAAGAACCAGGTCTCCAAGAACGATTTCCGACCGGCTGAGACGCATTCCTACCAATCCCGCTTCTGCCGCAGCAGTCCTTGCATAGACGTTGCGAATGATCGGTCCCTTCTGGAGAATTTCCTCCGGGATGCCAAAACTTCGGGCTTCATCCGGGTCAAGAATTCCCACTCCAAGTTCGGCCGACGGTGCCTGGCTGGCAACCTGCATCACCTCATCTACGGCAGCAAGAACATCGTCTACGGGCACGGCAAATCCTAGTCCTGCGGAGGCACCAGATGTCGATACGATGGCAGTATTGACGCCGATCAGTAAACCGGCACTGTCCAGAAGTGGCCCTCCCGAATTTCCAGGATTAATTGCCGCATCGGTCTGAATCAACCCATTCAGAAACTCATTGTCCTGGTCGCCAGTGGCGACACTCCGATCAAGTCCCCCAATCACACCTGTTGATAGAGTGCGGTCAAATCCAAATGGATTTCCGATGGCAAGTACCTTTTGGCCCACCTTCAGGTCACTGGATTTGCCAACGGTAATCGGGGTCAGTTGTGACGGCTTTGCGGCTATCTTCAGTACGGCAATATCGCGTTTGTAAACAGCCCCGATGAACTGAGCGTCCCAGACGGTGGAATCTGCAAGCTGAACCTCCAACTGCGTCCTTGTTCCGTCTTTCCGAAGCACAGCATCACGAACCACGTGAAGGTTGGTAATGATATGGCCTTCCTCGTCCCATACAAAACCTGTGCCTGACGCCAATTCCTGTTCCGCAATCACTCCAAACCGAACTGGTCGAAACCCCTTGCTTCGAACGAATACAACGCTTGGAGTCGCGTTTTGAAAGACTTCGATCGTCGCCTTTTCGTCCGCACCTAACTCGCCACGCGATACAACGACGCGCGGCGTGTAGTCGGGCCGATTGTTGACCGTGCTGCTGACCGTGCGGAACGCAAGGACAGCAATCAGGATCACCAGGACAACCACCAGCCAGCCGTTCGCTGCTGCACCAGGATTCTGTGGATGATTATGTTCGCTGGAAAACGGCTGCGACATTACTGATCCTGCAATATTCTAAGCTGCGACTCAATTCAGGCGTCCATCGAGCTTCTCGACGATTTCCGAAAGGGCTTCCGCCATCCGATGCCTGAGCTTTTCCGGCTGATCGTCAAGCGCGTCCATCACATCTTCTGTCAATGCCCTGTTCAGACGCTCCAGCATTGTAGCCGCTTTTTTCCAAAGCTGCTCTGGTGTGAGGGGTGCTCGGTTTGTTGCATCATGATCGGTATCCCGCACAGCAGCGGGCACAGTTGTCGCATCGGCTTTGAATGGAGCATAACCATCTGATTCTCGGGCGGCTCCTGCCATGGTTGGATTCATTTCACGATCTGCCACTGCCACACCTGCTCGTGGCCCCTGCCCCGGCGTCAGATAAGACGAGGGATCGACAACCGTGCTCAACGGAATGCTGGACGTA contains:
- a CDS encoding c-type cytochrome domain-containing protein — its product is MVTTSHRLSRWLAPLACLATTVAFSRSIITADEFSSPSTQKIAQQIQQQQQAKQAAEKQIALKKAAIDVTRKRIAELQKMLDESAARSRTEEEELAAYQRTSDSVNSSITALQTQLDLNKEADALHAAASAAQSRLDNMIAARRKLETQMADLRKSAVEWQSKSSEAEQQIAALESQRAELQKAVDAAKGPNDTAQQALTAANAALKAASDQLQAMTKELTAEQQRLDSAAVASKKLADSIAALEKSLGELKESAKAMGISPDEAIKGLSSAIAELTPLHKNAEMLVMQATSRRDAMSGQVEAAKAEQTKKQAEQVAASEAASKAADAFNQANEKIAALNAQQESHRKAGAEAQAHHKMITAQITGFEPSIQKLSAEVQMVTAETVKQQKLAEAALEPLGRFVSFSRDVAPILAKRCVACHNTRSPGGRLNLDSYAALLKGGESGESFEAHKSQDSLLVIMVEDGSMPKDADPLTSEEITAIKRWVNVGAPLDAGVLASAELFDVMPEFPQPLPPDNYRVPIPITATAFSPDGTSLATSGYHEVLIWKTDDGSLVRRISNIAERVYDVEFSQDGSTIAVAAGTPGQLGEVKLFHAADGSLKSTLVRAKDAIFAVSFSPDGSQIASAGADRTITVSSIADGETITRIEDHADWVMDINWSPDSSKLVSSSRDKTCKVFDAKSGDPQVTFSSHGDAVYTAAFLSDSKTVVSGGGDKRLRVWNTADGKEIRSITGFGGEVFRVVVIAGDHVLSACADRSVREHNTADGKAVRTMSGHGDWVYTLSVNPAKKLIASGSYDGEVRLWNSEDGKMTTSFIAIPKSGNEPTVATAR
- a CDS encoding phytanoyl-CoA dioxygenase family protein — its product is MVKVDEIPNPTVQQLAELPRQMTFVPSVNDSPQVLTIQQVQQYNELGYVMPFQALEERESSELRAFFDGILAAFIELGRTSYSINTAHLRFARIYELVRHPRIVDAVADLLGPNIVCWGSHFFCKMPNDGKSVPWHQDSTYWPLSPTKTVTVWLAIDDADPENANMKFIPKSHLHGLIDYDITNDANTVLDLAVKNPQSYGDGEVDDELKSGWFSMHSDLLLHGSEANQSTRRRCGLTIRYAAADVTTWYDWNRKGILVRGVDPNNHWLNPPSPTH
- a CDS encoding cupin domain-containing protein, with the translated sequence MNNLFDEIPDSLPTELISVLTRNRFVRIERIVSLGHTSPETSWYDQEQHEWVLLIQGAATLLFEDGHSVDLRAGDYLLIPAHQKHRVAWTTPEAKTIWLAVFFDSDQEFQSKGRQSWMQQN
- a CDS encoding IS3 family transposase gives rise to the protein MEAIVQEGHGNVSEVCRHLGVNRTSFYAWQAAEPTIFEEQDAQLAPLIRVIFKRHRRRYGARRIAEDLKEMGHHCDRRKVSNVMKTLRLKAIQPKSFVPKTTKSRHRLGYSPNLLLDADAPTTINQIWVGDITYIPLTDGTFCYMAMLMDLFSRRIVGWHLDDNMTEQLVLKALRSAIRDRQPDVGLLHHTDRGGQYAGNDYRSLLRRADVKQSMSRPDNCYDNSFMESCFGTIKNELEMTEYQSRAEARKEVSKYIRYYVYERRHSSLEYRSPAQFEQLIKLSK
- a CDS encoding ATP-dependent Clp protease proteolytic subunit, producing MTSSKNDAADISSAPSREIHVEKEGTVVLRIESPHQSRRGNRVVMLLLLLSILLNVWYIGIYPSLYQPPRIPEVHLLGTKGAADRIAVINFTGTISPPFTERWLRQIEKAAEDSSVKGVILAIDSPGGFVADSHQIYRQLQTLAEKKPVYAAMKRIAASGGYYIAMVSGQKAGSSLNRRPGQVRSGSLCRDTMQRNWHPESG
- a CDS encoding S49 family peptidase — translated: MPRYNATELASRIGVKVEPLVTGPLKDTLNPFRDMTAQEQQVWAAIMDDSFQRFVDVIADNREQLGQEQVRSLATGQIYTASQALQNHMIDQLGYVEDAAAALAAKIQLAKWEAFEYRSTPGLVDAIVGSKASGSSLADQILDASVPKAMYYCSWNTWVPAK
- a CDS encoding sigma-70 family RNA polymerase sigma factor, yielding MDSAPDDSLISEAVAGNDRAYEQLVFRYQDRLIHSLEHTTGSREDALEIAQQAFIQAWRKLDTFRQESQFYSWLYRIARNVAVSRSRKNRLNSNSLEAYSDATGFEATSNAAPSDRIERSEQINSVRSALSQIPEDFRQPLVLKEIDGLSYEEISQLLDIPMGTVRSRIYRARQELTERLKRLLEDD
- a CDS encoding trypsin-like peptidase domain-containing protein — translated: MSQPFSSEHNHPQNPGAAANGWLVVVLVILIAVLAFRTVSSTVNNRPDYTPRVVVSRGELGADEKATIEVFQNATPSVVFVRSKGFRPVRFGVIAEQELASGTGFVWDEEGHIITNLHVVRDAVLRKDGTRTQLEVQLADSTVWDAQFIGAVYKRDIAVLKIAAKPSQLTPITVGKSSDLKVGQKVLAIGNPFGFDRTLSTGVIGGLDRSVATGDQDNEFLNGLIQTDAAINPGNSGGPLLDSAGLLIGVNTAIVSTSGASAGLGFAVPVDDVLAAVDEVMQVASQAPSAELGVGILDPDEARSFGIPEEILQKGPIIRNVYARTAAAEAGLVGMRLSRSEIVLGDLVLAIDGKPIRTGTELQKAIRSRSAGDVIILDILRGTQTGQVSVTLKPPMILL